The following coding sequences are from one Carassius auratus strain Wakin chromosome 47, ASM336829v1, whole genome shotgun sequence window:
- the LOC113064702 gene encoding PX domain-containing protein kinase-like protein isoform X7: MLNNSLLISGLNLPLPPKKLLGNMDREFIAERQKGLQAYLNYITCHHILSGCELVKKFLDTNNYSANYTEIALQQVSMFFRSDPKWEVIEPLKDIGWRLRKRYFLIKDKDQPKDKQVLSWVDLGPDKFLSDKDLLSAMKLLPTLSHSNISPVTFAATSESSALVIRVFSEKGTLRDHICKVKPKEPFLKKYCNPKKIQGLEQQQIQTYGRQILEALKFLHDKGFPYGHLHASNVLIEEDTCKLLDIENSLLGLPSYYRPYVTQFRKINTTESVDVYSFGHLLYEMTYGRPPDAVPVDQYPPPPSSSVVSVLQSILSTEACKTGMPTVSQLLQTPLFSDTLLFNSEKPQFKISSKLKEALKSSKECLEKRLVEEQRTIHQHKRLTRAQSHHGSEEEKRKRKILARKKSRQSTYETEEDLSVKYNNNSAGSGASSPPTCPSSPTPLPGSAGAPPAPPLPPAAPPPPPPGIEPVPPSLSPPSANGVGRSALLSSIQSFNKGKLKKSETVDHSGPRL; this comes from the exons ATGCTGAACAATAGTTTACTG ATCTCCGGCCTCAACCTGCCGCTTCCTCCTAAGAAGCTGTTAGGAAACATGGACCGAGAGTTTATAGCCGAGCGTCAGAAGGGTCTTCAGGCTTATCTGAACTACATCACATGTCATCACATCCTCTCCGGCTGTGAGCTGGTCAAAAAGTTTCTCGACACTAACAATTACTCCGCAAACTACACAG AAATAGCCTTACAGCAGGTGTCCATGTTCTTCAGATCCGATCCAAAATGGGAGGTTATTGAGCCGTTAAAAGACATTG GCTGGCGATTGAGAAAGAGGTACTTCTTAATCAAAGACAAAGATCAACCCAAAGACAAACAAGTATTAAGTTGG GTGGATTTGGGTCCAGATAAGTTCCTGTCTGACAAAGATCTCCTGTCTGCAATGAAGCTGCTTCCAACTTTGTCT CATTCAAACATCTCTCCCGTCACTTTCGCTGCAACCAGTGAATCATCTGCTCTAGTCATTCGGGTTTTCAGCGAGAAAGGGACACTCAGGGATCACATCTGCAAG GTGAAGCCCAAAGAGCCCTTTCTGAAGAAGTACTGCAATCCCAAAAAGATCCAGGGACTGGAGCAGCAGCAGATCCAAACCTACGGAAGACAGATTCTGGAG GCATTAAAATTTCTCCACGACAAGGGTTTTCCGTATGGACATCTTCATGCGTCTAACGTCCTGATTGAGGAGGACACGTGTAAATTGTTGGATATAGAGAATTCGTTACTGGGACTGCCGTCATATTACCGACCCTATGTAACACAGTTCAGGAAAATTAAT ACAACAGAAAGCGTAGACGTCTACTCGTTTGGACATTTGCTTTATGAAATGACGTACGGCCGGCCGCCTGACGCTGTTCCTGTGGATCAGTATCCTCCGCCTCCGTCCTCATCTGTGG TCTCTGTACTTCAGTCCATCCTGTCCACAGAAGCTTGCAAAACGGGAATGCCAACCGTTTCCCAGCTCCTACAAACACC GTTATTCAGTGACACGCTGCTGTTTAACTCTGAGAAACCCCAGTTTAAG ATCAGCTCCAAATTAAAGGAGGCCCTGAAATCGTCCAAGGAATGCTTGGAGAAGCGCTTAGTGGAGGAACAGAGGACC ATCCACCAGCACAAGAGGCTGACGCGAGCGCAGTCTCACCACGGCTCGGAGGAAGAGAAGAGGAAAAGGAAGATCTTGGCCAGAAAG AAATCGAGACAGTCGACGTATGAAACTGAGGAGGATCTTTCCGTCAAATACAATAACAACTCTG CAGGTTCTGGGGCGAGTTCACCTCCAACCTGCCCGTCCTCGCCCACTCCTCTTCCTGGATCAG CAGGAGCACCTCCTGCACCTCCTCTTCCTCccgctgctcctcctcctcctcctccgggGATTGAACCCGTCCCTCCGTCCCTCTCGCCTCCCAGTGCCAACGGCGTGGGCAGGAGCGCCCTCCTCAGCTCCATCCAGTCCTTCAACAAAGGCAAACTGAAAAAATCAGAGACTGTTGACCACAGCGGCCCacgtttgtga